In the Setaria italica strain Yugu1 chromosome VI, Setaria_italica_v2.0, whole genome shotgun sequence genome, one interval contains:
- the LOC101760336 gene encoding 14-3-3-like protein GF14-C, producing MSREENVYMAKLAEQAERYEEMVEYMEKVAKTVDVEELTVEERNLLSVAYKNVIGARRASWRIVSSIEQKEESRKNEEHVSLIKEYRGKIEAELSNICDGILKLLDSHLVPSSSAAESKVFYLKMKGDYHRYLAEFKTGAERKESAESTMVAYKAAQDIALAELAPTHPIRLGLALNFSVFYYEILNSPDKACNLAKQAFDEAISELDTLGEESYKDSTLIMQLLRDNLTLWTSDLTEDGAEEGKEAPKGDAGEGQ from the exons ATGTCGAGGGAAGAGAATGTTTACATGGCCAAGCTGGCAGAGCAGGCCGAAAGGTACGAGGAGATGGTTGAATACATGGAGAAGGTGGCCAAGACCGTAGATGTTGAAGAGCTCACTGTTGAGGAGCGTAACCTCCTGTCTGTTGCATACAAGAATGTGATTGGGGCTCGCCGTGCTTCATGGCGCATTGTCTCATCCATTGAACAGAAAGAGGAGTCCCGCAAGAATGAGGAGCATGTTTCTCTGATAAAGGAATACCGTGGCAAGATTGAGGCTGAGCTGAGCAATATCTGTGATGGCATCCTGAAGCTGCTTGACTCACACCTTGTGCCTTCTTCTAGTGCTGCTGAGTCAAAGGTCTTCTACCTCAAGATGAAGGGTGACTACCACAG GTATCTTGCTGAGTTTAAGACTGGCGCTGAGAGGAAGGAATCTGCCGAGAGCACAATGGTGGCCTACAAGGCTGCTCAG GATATTGCTCTGGCTGAGCTGGCACCTACCCATCCGATAAGGCTTGGACTAGCTCTTAACTTCTCGGTGTTCTATTACGAGATTCTGAACTCCCCAGACAAAGCTTGCAACCTCGCAAAGCAG GCATTTGATGAGGCTATCTCTGAGTTGGACACCCTTGGGGAGGAGTCATACAAAGACAGCACTCTGATCATGCAGCTCCTGAGGGACAACTTGACCCTTTGGACCTCCGACCTCACG GAGGATGGTGCTGAGGAGGGCAAAGAAGCCCCGAAAGGCGATGCTGGCGAGGGACAGTAA